The Puniceicoccus vermicola genome contains the following window.
GCCCTACATCCGTACCACAGGCTGCCAGCCTGTGTCCCAACGCAGAGAAACCTCTCTCCATCACCGAAGGTCCGTCCCACTCTCCGCAGATCAAACTCCTCTCTAGAAATCCCCAGATCGGTGAGGCGACTCTCGCGCAGCTGAAGCTGCGGCTCTACTTCCTCTCCCGTAGTCGAGAGCTTCAGCTCCCCGACCGAAGGAGCAGGGTGCTCAGGTACAAGCGTATCCCACATTTTTACCCACTCACAATCCAACTGAGGAAATTCATATCCCCGTGCCCAGTTCCCGCGATTCGATAAATTCCCCATCCGTTCGTTTTTGTACTTCCTCTTTTCTCCCATAGAGGCACCCATCCTCGATTTTCGAAACCTGGAGCAAGAACTACTCGACATTGACCTATTCTTTATTAAATAGTAGCTAAATGAAATCGAATCCTCTTAGCTCTTGGGAAACGCAAGTTCGCAAGGGGATTCTTGAATATCTGGTCTTGGAGGAACTGGCGATCGAGGACGGCTACGGATACGACGTGTTACAACGCATCCGGAAGCGTCCGGCTATGGAAGTAACGGAGAGCGCGGTGTATCCTATTTTAAATCGCTTGGCCAAGGAGGGGCTCCTGAGTTCGGTTCGGGAGGAATCCCGTCTCGGTCCGCCCCGACGACGCTATACTGTAACTTCGCTCGGGAGAGTTCGCTTGCTGAAGATGAAACACTTCATCGAAGAGCTCGAAAAAGGACTAAAACCGCATCGCCCTTAAAATCCGAAACCCACTTTTACGAACGAAAGACATGATGAACCTGGATAAACCCGAATTGAAAGCACTCCGCGACTATCTCGACGCGGTGGAAGAGGCCTTAGCGGCCTCCGGTTCCGCGCCGGAGGATATCGCGGAGATCAAAAGCGAGATCTGTGCGCATGTCGCCACCCAGCTCGGGGAAAGTCCTCACTCGCCCGAGGCCGTCGAAGAGGTAGTACGCCAACTGGACAGTCCGGAAAGTTACCGCGAGGAGCCCGACGATGAAAGCGGGTCGCATACGATTTTGCGAAAACCTCTCAAGAGAAAGCTTCGTCCGTGGATGATCATTGTCGGAGGCCTCGGAATCCTGGCCCTCCTATTGATCGGCCTGCTGATCGTCTTCGCGACGATCTTCATCCAAAAGAGAAACGAAATCGTCGTCGCCGAGAAGCAAATCGATCAGGCGGCAGCCCAGGTTCAAGTCGTTCTCCAACGCCGCTACGATTTGATCCCGAATCTGGTGGAAACGGTAAAGGGATACGCGGCGCATGAATCACAAACCCTCCGAGCGGTCACCGAACTCCGAGCCCAATGGAGTCAAGCAGAGTCTCCCGAACAAAAACGAGCGCTCTCGATCAAGCTAGAGCCTCAAATCGGAAAGATCATGGCCATTGCCGAAGACTATCCCGATTTGAAGGCCAACCAAAATTTCCTGATGCTGCAAACCCAACTGGAGGGCACGGAAAACCGAATCGCGGTCGAACGTCGGCGGTTCAATCTGATGCTCCGCGATTACAACGCGTTGATCGATCTGTTTCCCGGGAACCTCGTTGCGATGACATTAAACTACGAACCGCGCGAACAGTATTTCGAAGCCTTACCCGAAGCAGGGACGTCTCCCAAAGTAGATTTTTCACCCGGCGAATGATGAGGACCCCTAAACGACTAATCTCGAAAAATCTACTCCTCAGGATCAGTTTTTCCTTTTGGTCCGTCGCTCCTCTTATCGCAGAAACAGCAATACCGGATAAAAGCGAGCAGCCGATAGAATGGGAGCAAAAACGATTCAGCCCGGGCGCTGGGAAGTATCAAAACACTCAACTTGCCGCCGATGACGAGATCCGCCGAGTAACCCTCATGATCGACGTCGAGGAAGCACATATTCATCCCCGTTGGAATAGTATGGTGGATATCGCGCTAACGGACATGGATGGCAGTATGCGAGTTCGGTTCTGGGTTTCACATTCAGTCAAAAAAGTCGGAAAGTCTGCCGTGCGGATCTATCGCGACGATGAATCCGAGAAACCACACTACCTGGATTCACAAGGACTGAAAGACTATGTGGGCGAGCATGAACTGACTATTGAAATCGATGACGAGGGAAACATGAGTTTCCTCGTGAATGGAGAGATTCTCGAAACTCACCAAAAGAACTTCCGAATCGAAGGGGTTGAGATCACCGTGGTCGGAACGACTGCCGACGTAGCTTGGGCAATCGAATGAACGACCGGAAGCCTAACACTACCCCACCAGGCTTCATGTCTTCCAACTATAGAATCATGAACAAGTATCTCCGGATCCTCTTTTTCTCACTGGTTTTCCTAGGATTCGTGGGCTGCTCGGAGAACCCGACGAACGAAAAAGAAGATCTATCGAATTTCCCGGACCGCCCCAAAAACCATCCGTTCTTTCACAACTCCTCCACACTGCAGTCGATCAACGAAGTGGCCATTGGGGACCTGGAACGAGCTCAACGGTATACAGGGATCGAATACGCCATGGTCCTTATGGAGAAGCTTCCATCCGGATACACCGCCGAAACGGCAGCCGTCGAGATTTTCGACCAATGGGGAATCGGACGGGAGCATGACGGTCGCGGAGTCCTGTATCTTTTCGTCGAAGAGGACGGTGTCCTAAAAATCGAAGTCGGCTACGCCCTCGAAGAAGTGTTTCCTGACGCCTTTGTCGGTTCTTTTCAAGAAACCCTCAAAGACTACTATCGCGGCGAGTATTTCGGCGATGTCGTCAGCAGCATGATCATCAACATGATGCGGCGAGCGCAAGGAGCGGACGTCCAGGCGATGATCGCGGATTTTCGAGGAGGGCTACCCGTAACAGAAGAAGCCTCTCAGATGGCTCGCGACGACTATCTGTCGGGGGGAGCCGGTGTCACCGAGAGCGAATTTATCCGCAACCGCACGGAAAGACTCCGCAACGTTGTGTTCCTCGGCGAGGATGAACGTCGTCTCTACGACAAGGACCCCGATGTGGAGACGGTCGTAAAGCGTTACCTCGAATCCCTGAAGCAAGGAATCAACGACCCATATCTTCCTCTCCTCACCGAAGGCAGCCAATTCATGAGAATGGAGTATCCAAAGAACTCTGGGTTTCAGAAGAATGCCTATCGTCGCTTCAGTGGACCGTACAAGATCGATCAGTCGGGCGACTATGCAGCGGTGCGTTTTGAAAGACCTGACGTTATGCCGATTCTTCTACGCAAGGACAATGACGGCGACTGGCAGGCCGACATCACGAAGTCGTGGGCCTACAGCCAAGCCACCAACAATCTGAAGACGATGAATCCCGCCTATGGGGACCACGCGTGGATATTCGCCTGGCAGCCGGAGTTCCTCGAACCCGAAGTCCCCGCAACGCCGCTTCCACTAGCGAAAGAGAAATCCCTAGTGGCTGAAATCGAACGTCTCGAAACTGCCATAGAAAAAAATCCGGAAGATGCAGACAACTACTTCGAGTTGGCGGACCTCTTCTACTTCGAGTGCTATTGGATTCGCGACGCGATGCAGCTGATCGAACAGGGCCTAGAGTATGACCCCAGGAACAACCTATACCGTAAACGCTACATCGATTTTGCCTATCGCTATCCAGACCTAAGCCATATTGCCCGCCATCGAGAGGCGATCTTCACTTACGACCCCGGAGACTTTCTCAACATCAATTCTTATCGGCGGCTCCTCAAACGAAACCGACCTGCGGGATATGAGATGAAAATAGATCTTCTCGACAATGTTGAGGACCGCAAGCTACTCCCCCGATTCCCGTTTGCCTTATCGGCTGATTCCGCGAGGTATAAGCGACAGACCTTCTACGTTTCGAATCCGCGAGGCACAAATCGCATCCGTGTGAACTATCGTTTCTTCGCCGCGCAGTGGCACGACCGGTTTACCCCTCAGACTCGAATCTACCTCTACGACTCCGAACAAGAATCCGAGTTTGGACTCACGCTAACCCAGACCGTTCCAAACGGACCGATCATCGTAGCCCCAATGACTGGCGATGAGTCTCTTGGATTTGATCCGAGAGAATTTCCCTCGGATCAGCCCATCAACTTCGA
Protein-coding sequences here:
- a CDS encoding PadR family transcriptional regulator — protein: MKSNPLSSWETQVRKGILEYLVLEELAIEDGYGYDVLQRIRKRPAMEVTESAVYPILNRLAKEGLLSSVREESRLGPPRRRYTVTSLGRVRLLKMKHFIEELEKGLKPHRP
- a CDS encoding LemA family protein, with the translated sequence MNLDKPELKALRDYLDAVEEALAASGSAPEDIAEIKSEICAHVATQLGESPHSPEAVEEVVRQLDSPESYREEPDDESGSHTILRKPLKRKLRPWMIIVGGLGILALLLIGLLIVFATIFIQKRNEIVVAEKQIDQAAAQVQVVLQRRYDLIPNLVETVKGYAAHESQTLRAVTELRAQWSQAESPEQKRALSIKLEPQIGKIMAIAEDYPDLKANQNFLMLQTQLEGTENRIAVERRRFNLMLRDYNALIDLFPGNLVAMTLNYEPREQYFEALPEAGTSPKVDFSPGE
- a CDS encoding TPM domain-containing protein — translated: MNKYLRILFFSLVFLGFVGCSENPTNEKEDLSNFPDRPKNHPFFHNSSTLQSINEVAIGDLERAQRYTGIEYAMVLMEKLPSGYTAETAAVEIFDQWGIGREHDGRGVLYLFVEEDGVLKIEVGYALEEVFPDAFVGSFQETLKDYYRGEYFGDVVSSMIINMMRRAQGADVQAMIADFRGGLPVTEEASQMARDDYLSGGAGVTESEFIRNRTERLRNVVFLGEDERRLYDKDPDVETVVKRYLESLKQGINDPYLPLLTEGSQFMRMEYPKNSGFQKNAYRRFSGPYKIDQSGDYAAVRFERPDVMPILLRKDNDGDWQADITKSWAYSQATNNLKTMNPAYGDHAWIFAWQPEFLEPEVPATPLPLAKEKSLVAEIERLETAIEKNPEDADNYFELADLFYFECYWIRDAMQLIEQGLEYDPRNNLYRKRYIDFAYRYPDLSHIARHREAIFTYDPGDFLNINSYRRLLKRNRPAGYEMKIDLLDNVEDRKLLPRFPFALSADSARYKRQTFYVSNPRGTNRIRVNYRFFAAQWHDRFTPQTRIYLYDSEQESEFGLTLTQTVPNGPIIVAPMTGDESLGFDPREFPSDQPINFEFDWTAGKEIALLIDNEKVLEMPSTLTPWQVITYQRSGSSIIDFQSD